Genomic DNA from Nicotiana tabacum cultivar K326 chromosome 21, ASM71507v2, whole genome shotgun sequence:
GTCAATGATTAAGAAGCCATTATTCAATGGGCAGTGAATCAAACATTGTTATTAAGTTACCTTAAATTTCGGACTTCCAAAATACTCTACTAAGTATTTCCAGTCCTCTAGCTCAATATCTTCAGGTCGACGAGACAATATGTTTCCTTCAGCAACATGGCGAGAGTAGCGAATGCTCAGTCGAGCTTTCCAAGCTCTAAAAAGTCGTCGCATAGTGTCGATAACAAAGGCTTGAAACCTATGCTCTCGCATGCCGCCAAGAACTTCAAATTTATCCTGAACATACATGAACCATTATATTTGATATTCTAACCACAAAAATAAATGATGCAACGGGAAGTCAATAcgatattaaaaataattttaccttgACCTTCAACCACATTGCTTCTCCATGTTTTGAAACAATCTTTTGCCAACTCCCATCACGGAACTAGATAGTGCTCCTCATGATCAAACCACAAAAATTAACAATATCTCTAGCCCCAGGACCTACTGCTCTATCAATATCATCTGGAattgtaattgtaatttttccGCCATACTTAGTTTTTATATCTACAGTTTTGGATTTATATTTCCCTCTTCCTCTCTTTTTATTGCTGGAAGAAACTACAAACAAAAAATAGTAGATGTGATCAGTCTACATAGGTGCAGTCATGTTAAGAGTATTAACTGAATACTCAAAAACTAACCTGCATCATTTTCAACTTCAGGAG
This window encodes:
- the LOC107779399 gene encoding uncharacterized protein LOC107779399 isoform X1; the protein is MWLKVKDKFEVLGGMREHRFQAFVIDTMRRLFRAWKARLSIRYSRHVAEGNILSRRPEDIELEDWKYLVEYFGSPKFKKNPATGEKEPPDRVWEIQHTRKNDRGEIVWVDPQSQQIHVIFLNQYLTIFYSFLLALV
- the LOC107779399 gene encoding uncharacterized protein LOC107779399 isoform X2 yields the protein MWLKVKDKFEVLGGMREHRFQAFVIDTMRRLFRAWKARLSIRYSRHVAEGNILSRRPEDIELEDWKYLVEYFGSPKFKKNPATGEKEPPDRVWEIQHTRKNDRGEIVWVDPQSQQIHCQIQELVTQ